The Micromonospora sp. Llam0 genome includes a window with the following:
- a CDS encoding 3-dehydroquinate synthase family protein translates to MPTTVEVRAGDRPYEVVIGVGVRQLLPGIVERLGARRAVVVSARPRPWVPDPGVPSTVVPAHDGEHAKTLATVEDFCARFAAFGLGRADVVVACGGGTTTDVTGLAAALYHRGVAVIHVPTTLLAQVDASVGGKTAVNLPAGKNLVGAYWQPAAVLCDTEYLSTLPHRQRRNGLGEIARCHFIGAGDLSGLTTEQQIAASVALKADVVSRDERDTGLRHILNYGHTLGHALEIATDFRLYHGEAVAVGTVFAGRLAHALGRIGAERAAEHEAVVRRYDLPAALPEGVAAEELISIMRHDKKSAGGLSFVLDGDGGPALVAGVDAEAVRQVLGEMPRQPLDALVADTAEPAGTR, encoded by the coding sequence ATGCCCACGACCGTCGAGGTGCGCGCCGGCGATCGTCCGTACGAAGTGGTCATCGGCGTCGGCGTGCGCCAACTGCTGCCGGGGATCGTCGAACGGCTCGGCGCCCGCCGGGCCGTGGTGGTCTCGGCCCGCCCCCGGCCGTGGGTGCCGGATCCCGGGGTCCCCTCGACGGTGGTCCCGGCCCACGACGGGGAACACGCCAAGACGCTCGCCACCGTGGAGGATTTCTGCGCGCGGTTCGCCGCCTTCGGGCTGGGCCGCGCGGACGTGGTCGTCGCGTGCGGCGGCGGCACCACGACCGACGTGACCGGGCTCGCCGCCGCCCTCTACCACCGCGGCGTCGCGGTCATCCACGTCCCGACCACGCTGCTCGCCCAGGTCGACGCCAGCGTCGGCGGCAAGACCGCGGTCAACCTGCCGGCCGGCAAGAACCTCGTCGGGGCGTACTGGCAGCCGGCTGCGGTCCTGTGCGATACCGAATACCTGAGCACGCTGCCGCACCGGCAACGGCGCAACGGGCTCGGCGAGATCGCCCGGTGCCACTTCATCGGGGCCGGCGATCTGAGCGGCCTGACCACCGAGCAGCAGATCGCCGCCAGCGTCGCGCTGAAGGCGGACGTCGTCTCCCGGGACGAGCGGGACACCGGGCTGCGGCACATCCTCAACTACGGGCACACGCTCGGGCACGCGCTGGAGATCGCGACCGATTTCCGGCTGTACCACGGCGAAGCGGTCGCGGTGGGTACCGTCTTCGCCGGCCGGCTCGCCCACGCGCTGGGCCGGATCGGGGCGGAGCGGGCCGCCGAGCACGAGGCGGTGGTACGCCGCTACGACCTGCCCGCGGCCCTGCCGGAGGGCGTCGCCGCCGAGGAGCTGATCAGCATCATGCGCCACGACAAGAAGTCGGCCGGCGGGCTGAGCTTCGTCCTCGACGGCGACGGCGGTCCCGCCCTGGTCGCCGGGGTCGATGCCGAAGCCGTCCGGCAGGTGCTCGGCGAGATGCCGCGGCAACCGCTGGACGCCCTGGTCGCGGACACCGCCGAACCCGCGGGGACCCGGTGA
- a CDS encoding 3-deoxy-7-phosphoheptulonate synthase — translation MSRRIGRDHSAPVRAALTLPAAQQPEWPDRKRAAAVTASLRTLPAIVRPGEMARLRQRLAAVARGQSFLLQGGDCAETFTDNTATHVRGNVALLHRMAALLATAGDRPVVRLARAAGQYAKPRSAYVDADGLPVYRGDIINGRTAAAAARTPDPGRMRRARIHAARTMDVIRAAHAGTYVSHEALLLDYEAAGLTAYGSSVLSGIAHFLWIGERTRALDGAHIALAALLANPIGLKIGPTTIPEEAVEYAQRLDPQREPGRLTLISRMGHDRVRDVLPPIVEKVTAAGHTVVWQCDPMHGNTHLLPSGFKTRSLGRIADELDGFFEVHRDLGTHPGGLHLELTGDDVTECVGGTDGLAEHDIPRRYRTACDPRLNPSQALEVARHAARLLRP, via the coding sequence GTGAGCCGCCGGATCGGCCGGGATCACAGTGCCCCTGTACGCGCCGCGCTGACCCTGCCCGCGGCCCAGCAGCCGGAGTGGCCCGACCGCAAACGCGCCGCCGCCGTGACCGCCTCCCTGCGTACCCTGCCGGCCATCGTGCGGCCTGGGGAGATGGCCCGGCTGCGGCAGCGACTCGCGGCCGTCGCCCGGGGCCAGAGCTTCCTGCTGCAGGGCGGCGACTGCGCGGAGACCTTCACCGACAACACCGCCACGCACGTACGGGGAAACGTGGCCCTCCTGCACCGCATGGCCGCCCTTCTCGCCACCGCCGGCGACCGGCCGGTCGTACGCCTTGCCCGGGCCGCCGGCCAGTACGCCAAGCCGCGTTCCGCGTACGTTGACGCGGACGGCCTGCCCGTGTACCGGGGCGACATCATCAACGGCCGGACCGCCGCCGCGGCGGCGCGCACCCCGGATCCGGGGCGGATGCGGCGCGCCCGGATCCACGCGGCGCGGACCATGGACGTCATCCGGGCCGCGCACGCCGGGACGTACGTCAGCCACGAGGCGCTGCTGCTGGACTACGAGGCGGCCGGGCTCACGGCGTACGGATCCAGCGTGCTCAGCGGCATCGCCCACTTCCTGTGGATCGGCGAGCGGACCCGGGCGCTCGACGGCGCGCACATCGCCCTCGCCGCGCTGCTCGCCAACCCGATCGGCCTCAAGATCGGCCCCACCACCATCCCCGAGGAAGCCGTCGAGTACGCCCAGCGGCTCGACCCGCAACGCGAGCCCGGCCGCCTCACCCTGATCAGCCGGATGGGCCACGACCGCGTCCGCGACGTGCTGCCGCCCATCGTGGAGAAGGTCACCGCCGCCGGCCATACCGTGGTGTGGCAGTGCGACCCCATGCACGGCAACACCCATCTGCTCCCGAGCGGCTTCAAGACCCGCAGCCTGGGCCGGATCGCCGACGAACTGGACGGCTTCTTCGAGGTGCACCGGGATCTCGGCACCCACCCCGGCGGCCTGCATCTCGAACTCACCGGCGACGACGTCACCGAGTGCGTCGGCGGCACGGACGGCCTCGCGGAGCACGACATCCCGCGGCGTTACCGCACGGCTTGCGACCCCCGCCTCAACCCGTCCCAGGCGCTCGAAGTCGCCCGGCACGCCGCCCGCCTGCTCCGGCCATGA